A genomic window from Solanum dulcamara chromosome 11, daSolDulc1.2, whole genome shotgun sequence includes:
- the LOC129874402 gene encoding 40S ribosomal protein S4-like, translating into MARGLKKHLKRLNAPKHWMLDKLGGAFAPKPSSGPHKSRECLPLVIILRNRLKYALTYREVISILMQRQVMVDGKVRTDKTYPAGFMDVVSIPKTNESFRLLYDTKGRFRLHSLRDEEAKFKLCKVRSLQFGQKGIPYLNTYDGRTIRYPDPLIKANDTIKLDLESNKIVDFIKFDVGNVVMVTGGRNRGRVGILKNREKHKGSFETVHIQDSMGHEFATRLGNVFTLGKGTKPWVSLPKGKGIKLSIIEEARKRLAAQSATAA; encoded by the exons ATG GCAAGAGGGTTGAAGAAACATTTGAAGAGGCTCAATGCGCCTAAGCATTGGATGCTTGATAAGCTTGGAGGTGCTTTT GCTCCCAAGCCTTCTTCTGGTCCACATAAATCAAGGGAATGTTTGCCATTGGTTATTATCCTCAGGAACAGGTTGAAATATGCTTTGACTTACCGTGAGGTCATTTCTATCTTGATGCAACGACAAGTTATGGTTGATGGGAAAGTTAGGACAGATAAGACTTACCCTGCTGGTTTCATGG ATGTTGTTTCAATTCCAAAGACAAATGAGAGCTTCCGACTTCTTTATGACACTAAGGGTCGCTTCCGTCTGCACTCACTCAGAGATGAGGAAGCCAAG TTCAAACTATGTAAGGTTCGATCACTACAGTTTGGGCAGAAGGGAATCCCATATCTCAACACTTATGATGGAAGAACAATCCGCTATCCTGATCCCCTCATCAAGGCCAATGACACCATCAAGCTGGACTTAGAATCCAATAAGATTGTTGACTTCATCAAATTTGATGTTGGAAATGTGGTCATGGTGACTGGTGGTAGAAACAGGGGACGTGTTGGAATTCTTAAGAACAGGGAGAAGCACAAGGGTAGCTTTGAGACAGTTCACATTCAGGATTCTATGGGGCATGAGTTTGCTACCCGCTTGGGAAATGTGTTCACTCTTGGAAAAGGTACTAAGCCATGGGTGTCTCTACCTAAGGGTAAAGGTATCAAATTATCTATCATTGAAGAGGCTCGCAAGAGGCTGGCTGCTCAATCAGCAACAGCTGCTTAA